The Engystomops pustulosus chromosome 4, aEngPut4.maternal, whole genome shotgun sequence genome contains a region encoding:
- the LOC140126356 gene encoding protocadherin alpha-C2-like isoform X2, translating into MQKESGRHQHRPPAHPQQCLLATHGNLTAVGTEGIGCEGRAGWGGVGLFSSVMACIGLWSRGLLVLVVLSLVRGQLRYSVKEEVNHGAFVGNVVSDLGLDVKQIPTRGFRITSGNNKQYFDVNLGNGVLFVNRTIDRESLCGPSTPCIISLGVVIENPVEVHNLEVEILDINDNAPQFPRNDYHLEISESAVPGARFPIESAQDPDIGTNSIQSYKLSDNDHFALDLKTFSGNSKLIEIVLKKSLDREQKALHQLLLTAIDGGSPAKSGTAQISIRVMDTNDNTPFFDKSTYKASLLENSPAGTLVVKLNASDPDEGSNGEVMYSFSSYTPQKVRQLFSIEPKTGEVRVNGALDYERSSSYEIYIQAIDRGPVSMTGHCKVLVEVVDANDNAPEIVVTSNYSPISENSQVDTVVALMSVTDKDSGINKQVSLTMQPNLPFKLSSFKNTYKLLTDGKLDREKCSSYNVTITATDSGVPALSSEKTLYVQVSDVNDNPPVFEQSSYSVYVLENNAPGVSLFSVKAMDPDANENAFVSYLLLQSEGVPVSSYVSIKSDNGTIYAVQSFDYEKLREFRFVVQAQDAGNPSLSSSATVNVFILDQNDHAPTILYPAPSSTRSIEMIPRAADADYLVTKVIAVDSDSGQNAWLFYSLGKATDPKLFKVSLHTGEIRTTRKVVDDTIASYNVTVIVKDNGEPPLTSSTTVSIAVVDRISKIVPNSQRHEKSNTGYSDITLYLIIGLCSISFLFILTLIIISILKCCKCNGNAEPCCACCCGVPNQNPTEMYKQANNNIETRLPPGSKAQPHFIEVRGNGSLTKTYCYKACMTAGSGSDTFMFYNTGIPVGTLPQAVIADRNLKRLSGQSFQNLIILKSETTTPVECCTYGRSSSLTWRSGRTRTTVANGFQCNTRTRRRRSVSPRRSWCELQQLDLQIWTWQSKTTSTTNTTRFSGEFYYPRIPSHHFNPPGSTSSPRS; encoded by the coding sequence ATGCAAAAGGAATCCGGCCGCCACCAGCACAGACCCCCGGCTCACCCCCAGCAATGCCTGCTGGCCACACATGGTAACCTGACAGCTGTGGGCACAGAGGGCATAGGATGTGAGGGCAGGGCAGGGTGGGGAGGGGTCGGACTGTTCTCTTCTGTCATGGCTTGTATAGGGCTGTGGTCCAGGGGGCTCCTTGTGTTAGTGGTATTGAGCCTGGTAAGGGGACAGCTTAGGTATTCGGTCAAGGAGGAGGTAAACCATGGGGCATTTGTGGGCAATGTGGTGAGTGACCTAGGTCTGGATGTGAAGCAGATACCCACCAGGGGGTTCAGGATCACTTCTGGTAACAACAAGCAGTATTTTGATGTGAACCTGGGTAATGGGGTCTTATTTGTTAATAGGACTATAGATCGGGAGAGTCTGTGTGGTCCCAGCACCCCCTGTATCATAAGCCTAGGGGTGGTGATAGAGAACCCTGTAGAGGTGCACAATCTGGAGGTGGAGATATTAGACATCAATGACAACGCACCTCAATTCCCTAGAAATGACTACCATCTCGAGATCAGTGAGTCAGCTGTGCCAGGGGCTAGGTTTCCTATTGAGAGCGCACAAGACCCTGACATAGGCACCAACTCCATTCAGTCCTACAAGTTGAGTGACAATGATCATTTTGCACTCGACTTAAAGACTTTCAGTGGTAACAGCAAGCTTATAGAGATTGTGCTGAAGAAATCCCTAGACAGGGAGCAGAAAGCCCTTCACCAGCTGCTGCTCACTGCCATAGATGGAGGAAGCCCAGCCAAGTCCGGCACTGCCCAGATCTCTATACGTGTTATGGACACAAATGACAACACTCCATTTTTTGACAAGTCCACCTACAAAGCCAGCTTGCTTGAGAATTCACCAGCTGGCACCTTAGTAGTTAAGTTAAATGCATCAGATCCTGATGAAGGATCTAATGGTGAAGTGATGTATTCATTCAGCAGTTATACCCCCCAGAAAGTAAGACAGCTATTCAGCATTGAGCCAAAAACTGGGGAAGTGAGGGTAAATGGTGCTTTAGACTATGAGAGGTCCTCATCTTATGAGATTTATATCCAAGCCATTGATAGAGGCCCTGTATCTATGACAGGACACTGTAAGGTGTTGGTTGAGGTGGTTGATGCCAATGACAATGCACCAGAGATAGTGGTGACCTCCAATTATTCTCCAATTTCGGAGAACTCACAAGTAGATACAGTTGTGGCATTAATGAGTGTGACGGATAAGGATTCAGGGATCAATAAGCAGGTTAGTCTTACCATGCAGCCCAACCTACCATTCAAGCTGAGCTCCTTCAAAAACACCTACAAGCTCCTCACTGATGGGAAACTAGATCGTGAAAAGTGCTCTTCTTATAATGTAACAATCACCGCTACAGATTCTGGAGTCCCAGCTCTGTCATCTGAGAAAACTCTGTATGTGCAAGTGTCAGACGTGAATGATAACCCTCCAGTATTTGAGCagtcctcctactctgtctatgtactggaaaacaatgctccaggagTTTCACTTTTCTCTGTAAAAGCCATGGATCCAGATGCCAATGAGAATGCATTTGTATCGTATTTACTCCTCCAAAGTGAGGGCGTGCCTGTTTCCTCTTATGTTTCCATTAAGTCAGATAATGGTACTATTTATGCCGTTCAGTCATTTGACTATGAAAAACTTCGAGAATTTCGCTTTGTTGTCCAGGCACAGGATGCTGGGAACCCGTCGCTTAGCAGTTCTGCTACTGTAAATGTATTTATCTTGGATCAAAATGATCATGCCCCAACAATTCTGTATCCAGCTCCAAGTAGTACGAGGTCTATTGAGATGATCCCTCGTGCAGCAGATGCTGACTATCTGGTGACAAAAGTCATCGCTGTGGATTCTGATTCGGGACAGAATGCTTGGCTGTTTTATAGTTTGGGCAAAGCCACAGATCCGAAACTTTTTAAGGTGTCTTTACATACAGGAGAAATAAGGACTACAAGGAAAGTTGTAGATGACACTATAGCAAGCTACAATGTGACTGTCATTGTTAAAGACAATGGGGAACCACCTCTTACTTCATCTACTACAGTAAGCATTGCTGTGGTGGATAGGATTTCAAAAATTGTCCCAAACTCGCAACGGCACGAAAAAAGCAACACAGGTTATTCAGATATCACTCTTTATTTGATTATTGGTTTATGttctatttcctttttatttattttaaccctAATAATAATTTCTATTCTAAAATGCTGCAAGTGTAATGGCAATGCAGAACCTTGCTGTGCTTGTTGCTGTGGTGTTCCCAACCAGAACCCTACTGAGATGTACAAACAAGCCAACAACAACATCGAAACTAGGCTGCCACCCGGATCAAAGGCACAGCCTCATTTCATTGAAGTTAGAGGGAATGGATCACTTACCAAGACTTACTGCTACAAGGCCTGTATGACTGCAGGATCGGGAAGTGACACATTTATGTTTTATAACACTGGGATTCCAGTAGGTACCCTTCCACAGGCTGTGATCGCCGACAGAAACCTGAAAAGATTAAGTGGACAAAGTTTCCAAAACTTAATCATCTTAAAAAGTGAAACAACTACTCCGGTAGAG
- the LOC140126356 gene encoding protocadherin alpha-C2-like isoform X3, with product MQKESGRHQHRPPAHPQQCLLATHGNLTAVGTEGIGCEGRAGWGGVGLFSSVMACIGLWSRGLLVLVVLSLVRGQLRYSVKEEVNHGAFVGNVVSDLGLDVKQIPTRGFRITSGNNKQYFDVNLGNGVLFVNRTIDRESLCGPSTPCIISLGVVIENPVEVHNLEVEILDINDNAPQFPRNDYHLEISESAVPGARFPIESAQDPDIGTNSIQSYKLSDNDHFALDLKTFSGNSKLIEIVLKKSLDREQKALHQLLLTAIDGGSPAKSGTAQISIRVMDTNDNTPFFDKSTYKASLLENSPAGTLVVKLNASDPDEGSNGEVMYSFSSYTPQKVRQLFSIEPKTGEVRVNGALDYERSSSYEIYIQAIDRGPVSMTGHCKVLVEVVDANDNAPEIVVTSNYSPISENSQVDTVVALMSVTDKDSGINKQVSLTMQPNLPFKLSSFKNTYKLLTDGKLDREKCSSYNVTITATDSGVPALSSEKTLYVQVSDVNDNPPVFEQSSYSVYVLENNAPGVSLFSVKAMDPDANENAFVSYLLLQSEGVPVSSYVSIKSDNGTIYAVQSFDYEKLREFRFVVQAQDAGNPSLSSSATVNVFILDQNDHAPTILYPAPSSTRSIEMIPRAADADYLVTKVIAVDSDSGQNAWLFYSLGKATDPKLFKVSLHTGEIRTTRKVVDDTIASYNVTVIVKDNGEPPLTSSTTVSIAVVDRISKIVPNSQRHEKSNTGYSDITLYLIIGLCSISFLFILTLIIISILKCCKCNGNAEPCCACCCGVPNQNPTEMYKQANNNIETRLPPGSKAQPHFIEVRGNGSLTKTYCYKACMTAGSGSDTFMFYNTGIPVGTLPQAVIADRNLKRLSGQSFQNLIILKSETTTPVEPKHPNPDWRYSASLKAAMQGAVHMEGAAVLRGAAVGLEQQWPTVSSATPAECHSTETCQSGIRRQGNAVTTEYSGSHWHP from the coding sequence ATGCAAAAGGAATCCGGCCGCCACCAGCACAGACCCCCGGCTCACCCCCAGCAATGCCTGCTGGCCACACATGGTAACCTGACAGCTGTGGGCACAGAGGGCATAGGATGTGAGGGCAGGGCAGGGTGGGGAGGGGTCGGACTGTTCTCTTCTGTCATGGCTTGTATAGGGCTGTGGTCCAGGGGGCTCCTTGTGTTAGTGGTATTGAGCCTGGTAAGGGGACAGCTTAGGTATTCGGTCAAGGAGGAGGTAAACCATGGGGCATTTGTGGGCAATGTGGTGAGTGACCTAGGTCTGGATGTGAAGCAGATACCCACCAGGGGGTTCAGGATCACTTCTGGTAACAACAAGCAGTATTTTGATGTGAACCTGGGTAATGGGGTCTTATTTGTTAATAGGACTATAGATCGGGAGAGTCTGTGTGGTCCCAGCACCCCCTGTATCATAAGCCTAGGGGTGGTGATAGAGAACCCTGTAGAGGTGCACAATCTGGAGGTGGAGATATTAGACATCAATGACAACGCACCTCAATTCCCTAGAAATGACTACCATCTCGAGATCAGTGAGTCAGCTGTGCCAGGGGCTAGGTTTCCTATTGAGAGCGCACAAGACCCTGACATAGGCACCAACTCCATTCAGTCCTACAAGTTGAGTGACAATGATCATTTTGCACTCGACTTAAAGACTTTCAGTGGTAACAGCAAGCTTATAGAGATTGTGCTGAAGAAATCCCTAGACAGGGAGCAGAAAGCCCTTCACCAGCTGCTGCTCACTGCCATAGATGGAGGAAGCCCAGCCAAGTCCGGCACTGCCCAGATCTCTATACGTGTTATGGACACAAATGACAACACTCCATTTTTTGACAAGTCCACCTACAAAGCCAGCTTGCTTGAGAATTCACCAGCTGGCACCTTAGTAGTTAAGTTAAATGCATCAGATCCTGATGAAGGATCTAATGGTGAAGTGATGTATTCATTCAGCAGTTATACCCCCCAGAAAGTAAGACAGCTATTCAGCATTGAGCCAAAAACTGGGGAAGTGAGGGTAAATGGTGCTTTAGACTATGAGAGGTCCTCATCTTATGAGATTTATATCCAAGCCATTGATAGAGGCCCTGTATCTATGACAGGACACTGTAAGGTGTTGGTTGAGGTGGTTGATGCCAATGACAATGCACCAGAGATAGTGGTGACCTCCAATTATTCTCCAATTTCGGAGAACTCACAAGTAGATACAGTTGTGGCATTAATGAGTGTGACGGATAAGGATTCAGGGATCAATAAGCAGGTTAGTCTTACCATGCAGCCCAACCTACCATTCAAGCTGAGCTCCTTCAAAAACACCTACAAGCTCCTCACTGATGGGAAACTAGATCGTGAAAAGTGCTCTTCTTATAATGTAACAATCACCGCTACAGATTCTGGAGTCCCAGCTCTGTCATCTGAGAAAACTCTGTATGTGCAAGTGTCAGACGTGAATGATAACCCTCCAGTATTTGAGCagtcctcctactctgtctatgtactggaaaacaatgctccaggagTTTCACTTTTCTCTGTAAAAGCCATGGATCCAGATGCCAATGAGAATGCATTTGTATCGTATTTACTCCTCCAAAGTGAGGGCGTGCCTGTTTCCTCTTATGTTTCCATTAAGTCAGATAATGGTACTATTTATGCCGTTCAGTCATTTGACTATGAAAAACTTCGAGAATTTCGCTTTGTTGTCCAGGCACAGGATGCTGGGAACCCGTCGCTTAGCAGTTCTGCTACTGTAAATGTATTTATCTTGGATCAAAATGATCATGCCCCAACAATTCTGTATCCAGCTCCAAGTAGTACGAGGTCTATTGAGATGATCCCTCGTGCAGCAGATGCTGACTATCTGGTGACAAAAGTCATCGCTGTGGATTCTGATTCGGGACAGAATGCTTGGCTGTTTTATAGTTTGGGCAAAGCCACAGATCCGAAACTTTTTAAGGTGTCTTTACATACAGGAGAAATAAGGACTACAAGGAAAGTTGTAGATGACACTATAGCAAGCTACAATGTGACTGTCATTGTTAAAGACAATGGGGAACCACCTCTTACTTCATCTACTACAGTAAGCATTGCTGTGGTGGATAGGATTTCAAAAATTGTCCCAAACTCGCAACGGCACGAAAAAAGCAACACAGGTTATTCAGATATCACTCTTTATTTGATTATTGGTTTATGttctatttcctttttatttattttaaccctAATAATAATTTCTATTCTAAAATGCTGCAAGTGTAATGGCAATGCAGAACCTTGCTGTGCTTGTTGCTGTGGTGTTCCCAACCAGAACCCTACTGAGATGTACAAACAAGCCAACAACAACATCGAAACTAGGCTGCCACCCGGATCAAAGGCACAGCCTCATTTCATTGAAGTTAGAGGGAATGGATCACTTACCAAGACTTACTGCTACAAGGCCTGTATGACTGCAGGATCGGGAAGTGACACATTTATGTTTTATAACACTGGGATTCCAGTAGGTACCCTTCCACAGGCTGTGATCGCCGACAGAAACCTGAAAAGATTAAGTGGACAAAGTTTCCAAAACTTAATCATCTTAAAAAGTGAAACAACTACTCCGGTAGAG